A genomic segment from Pistricoccus aurantiacus encodes:
- the tuf gene encoding elongation factor Tu — translation MAKEKFERSKPHVNVGTIGHVDHGKTTLTAALTRVSAEVFGGDWREFASIDNAPEERERGITIATSHVEYQSEERHYAHVDCPGHADYVKNMITGAAQMDGAILVCSAADGPMPQTREHILLSRQVGVPYIVVFLNKADMVDDEELLELVEMEVRELLNEYDFPGDDTPIIVGSALMALEGKDDNGMGTTAVANLIKALDDYIPEPERAIDQPFLMPIEDVFSISGRGTVVTGRIERGIVKSGEEVEIVGVRDTTKTTVTGVEMFRKLLDEGRAGENIGALLRGTKRDDVERGQVLAKPGSITPHTVFEAEVYVLSKDEGGRHTPFFKGYRPQFYFRTTDVTGTCELPEGVEMVMPGDNVQMTVTLIAPIAMEDGLRFAVREGGRTVGAGVVAKIVK, via the coding sequence GTGGCTAAGGAAAAATTCGAACGTTCCAAACCGCACGTTAACGTCGGCACCATCGGTCATGTCGACCACGGCAAGACCACGCTGACTGCGGCTCTGACTCGAGTATCCGCTGAGGTATTCGGCGGTGACTGGCGTGAATTCGCCAGCATCGACAACGCTCCCGAGGAGCGTGAGCGCGGTATCACCATCGCGACCTCTCACGTGGAGTATCAGTCCGAAGAGCGTCACTATGCTCACGTGGACTGCCCGGGACACGCGGACTACGTCAAGAACATGATCACCGGCGCGGCGCAGATGGATGGCGCTATCCTGGTATGTTCTGCTGCGGACGGCCCGATGCCGCAGACCCGCGAGCACATCCTGCTGTCTCGTCAGGTGGGCGTTCCCTACATCGTCGTGTTCCTGAACAAGGCGGACATGGTCGACGACGAGGAGCTGCTTGAGCTGGTCGAAATGGAAGTGCGTGAACTCCTCAACGAGTACGACTTCCCGGGTGACGACACGCCGATCATCGTCGGTTCCGCGCTGATGGCGCTGGAAGGCAAGGATGACAACGGCATGGGCACTACTGCCGTTGCCAACCTGATCAAGGCGCTGGACGACTATATCCCCGAGCCCGAGCGCGCCATCGATCAGCCGTTCTTGATGCCCATCGAGGACGTGTTCTCCATCTCCGGCCGTGGCACCGTAGTCACCGGTCGCATCGAGCGCGGTATCGTCAAGAGCGGCGAAGAAGTCGAAATCGTCGGTGTTCGCGATACCACCAAGACTACCGTTACCGGCGTGGAGATGTTCCGCAAGCTGCTCGACGAAGGTCGTGCCGGCGAGAACATCGGTGCCCTACTGCGTGGCACCAAGCGTGACGACGTCGAGCGTGGTCAGGTGCTGGCCAAGCCCGGCTCCATCACGCCGCACACTGTCTTCGAGGCCGAGGTCTACGTGCTGTCCAAGGATGAGGGTGGCCGTCACACGCCGTTCTTCAAGGGCTACCGTCCGCAGTTCTACTTCCGGACCACCGACGTCACCGGTACCTGTGAACTGCCGGAAGGTGTCGAGATGGTCATGCCCGGCGACAACGTGCAGATGACCGTCACTCTGATCGCGCCGATCGCCATGGAAGACGGCCTGCGCTTCGCCGTGCGCGAAGGTGGTCGTACCGTGGGCGCTGGTGTTGTCGCCAAGATCGTCAAGTAA
- the rpsG gene encoding 30S ribosomal protein S7, protein MPRRRVAAKREILPDPKFGSERLAKFMNHLMVSGKKSVAERIVYGALDRVTERSKEEPLEVFDKALEAIQPMVEVKSRRVGGATYQVPVEVRPSRRQALAMRWLVDAARNRGEKTMVQRLAGEMLDAAEGKGAAVKKREDVHRMAEANKAFSHYRF, encoded by the coding sequence ATGCCTAGAAGAAGAGTTGCCGCCAAGCGCGAAATCCTGCCGGATCCGAAATTCGGAAGCGAGCGTCTGGCCAAGTTCATGAATCATCTGATGGTCAGCGGCAAGAAGTCTGTAGCTGAACGAATCGTCTATGGTGCGCTGGATCGGGTGACCGAGCGCAGCAAGGAAGAGCCGCTGGAAGTGTTCGACAAGGCGCTGGAAGCAATCCAGCCCATGGTCGAGGTCAAGTCGCGTCGTGTCGGCGGCGCCACTTATCAGGTTCCCGTTGAGGTGCGTCCGTCGCGCCGTCAGGCGTTGGCCATGCGCTGGCTGGTAGACGCGGCGCGTAATCGCGGTGAAAAGACCATGGTACAGCGTCTGGCCGGCGAAATGCTCGACGCCGCGGAAGGCAAGGGCGCTGCCGTGAAGAAGCGTGAAGACGTACATCGCATGGCAGAAGCCAACAAGGCCTTCTCCCACTATCGTTTTTAA
- the rpoC gene encoding DNA-directed RNA polymerase subunit beta': MKDLVKVLKSQAQSEEFDAIKITLASPDMIRSWSYGEVKKPETINYRTFKPERDGLFCAKIFGPVKDYECLCGKYKRMKHRGIICEKCGVEVTKAAVRRERMAHIELASPVAHIWFLKSLPSRIGMFLDMTLRDIERVLYFESFVVIDPGMTTLERGQLLNDEQYFEALEEFGDDFDARMGAEAVQALLKDVDLEEEIERLREEIPQTNSETKIKKLSKRLKLLEAFYKSGNAPAWMVMEVLPVLPPDLRPLVPLDGGRFATSDLNDLYRRVINRNNRLKRLLDLNAPDIIVRNEKRMLQESVDALLDNGRRGRAITGSNKRPLKSLADMIKGKQGRFRQNLLGKRVDYSGRSVITVGPTLRLHQCGLPKKMALELFKPFIYSKLQSSGQASTIKAAKKMVERELPEVWDILADVIREHPVLLNRAPTLHRLGIQAFEPLLIEGKAIQLHPLVCAAYNADFDGDQMAVHVPLTLEAQLEARALMMATNNVLSPANGDPIIVPSQDVVLGLYYMTREKINAKGEGMVFSDLKEVERAFGTQSVSLHARVKVRLTEYTSEEEGGELIEKTSIHDTTVGRALLFSILPKGAPFALVDQPMKKKAISGLINEVYRRTGLKDAVIFADQLMYTGFRLATWSGASIGVNDFVIPEEKKGIVDAAEDEVKEIEDQFSSGLVTAGEKYNKVIDIWSKANDKVAKAMMAGISKETVIDRDGKEVEQDSFNSVFIMADSGARGSAAQIRQLAGMRGLMAKPDGSIIETPITANFREGLNVLQYFISTHGARKGLADTALKTANSGYLTRRLVDVAQDMVITEADCGTEEGLTLHPVIEGGDIIVSLAQRVLGRVVAQDVISPADDEVLIPRGTLLDEAWCARLDTMGIDEIVVRSTINCETAHGVCSSCYGRDLARGHQVNIGEAVGVIAAQSIGEPGTQLTMRTFHIGGAASRASAMDSVQVKHGGRVRLHNIKSVERADGKLVVVSRSSALAVADEHGREREYYKLPYGAELSVKDGDAVEASQTVAKWDPHTHPIVAEAEGKVQYIDMDEGLSIHRSVDEMTGLSSIEVIESAARPATGRDKRPMIMLTDEAGEHVAISGSNTPVQYLLPGKAIVSVDNGATIGIGEVVARIPVEASANRDITGGLPRVADLFEARKPKESSILAEISGVISFGKETKGKRRLTITPESGDPFEMLIPKWRQVAVFEGETVEKGEVISDGPSNPHDILRLLGVAELAKYITAEVQEVYRLQGVGINDKHIEVIVRQMLRKVEITEAGDSSFIPGDQIELVRVLEENARLAEQDKFPAKYQRLLLGITKASLATESFISAASFQETTRVLTEAAVTGKRDYLRGLKENVVVGRLIPAGTGLTHHAERHRKRGDADRALQPSAFDVEQELGAQLTALDADDDES; encoded by the coding sequence ATGAAAGATTTGGTGAAAGTCCTCAAATCCCAGGCCCAGTCCGAAGAGTTCGATGCGATCAAGATCACGCTCGCATCCCCGGACATGATTCGTTCCTGGTCCTACGGCGAGGTCAAGAAGCCCGAGACCATCAACTACCGGACCTTCAAGCCGGAACGCGACGGTCTGTTCTGTGCCAAGATCTTTGGCCCGGTCAAGGATTACGAGTGCCTGTGCGGCAAGTACAAGCGCATGAAACACCGCGGTATCATCTGTGAAAAGTGCGGCGTCGAAGTCACCAAGGCCGCAGTGCGCCGGGAGCGCATGGCGCATATCGAGCTGGCCTCGCCGGTGGCGCACATCTGGTTTTTGAAGTCGCTGCCCTCGCGTATCGGCATGTTCCTCGACATGACCCTGCGGGACATCGAGCGGGTGCTGTATTTCGAGAGCTTCGTGGTGATCGATCCGGGCATGACCACCCTGGAGCGTGGACAGCTGCTCAACGACGAGCAGTACTTCGAGGCGCTGGAAGAGTTCGGCGACGACTTCGATGCCCGCATGGGCGCCGAGGCGGTGCAGGCGCTGCTCAAGGACGTGGATCTGGAAGAGGAGATCGAGCGTCTGCGAGAAGAGATTCCCCAGACCAACTCCGAAACCAAGATCAAGAAGCTCTCCAAGCGCTTGAAGCTGCTGGAAGCCTTCTACAAGTCCGGCAACGCACCGGCCTGGATGGTCATGGAGGTGCTGCCGGTGCTACCGCCGGATCTGCGCCCCTTGGTACCGCTGGATGGCGGACGCTTCGCGACCTCGGATCTCAACGATCTGTATCGCCGGGTGATCAACCGCAACAATCGTCTGAAGCGCCTGCTGGATCTCAACGCGCCGGATATCATCGTGCGCAATGAAAAGCGCATGCTGCAGGAGTCCGTTGACGCACTGCTGGACAACGGCCGTCGTGGGCGAGCGATCACTGGCTCCAACAAGCGCCCGCTCAAGTCCTTGGCGGACATGATCAAGGGCAAGCAAGGGCGTTTCCGACAGAACCTGCTGGGCAAGCGGGTCGATTATTCCGGTCGTTCAGTCATTACCGTGGGCCCGACTCTGCGTCTGCATCAGTGCGGTCTGCCCAAGAAGATGGCGCTGGAGCTGTTCAAGCCGTTCATCTATTCCAAGCTGCAGTCCAGCGGCCAGGCGTCCACCATCAAGGCCGCGAAGAAGATGGTCGAACGGGAACTGCCGGAGGTCTGGGACATTCTCGCGGACGTGATTCGCGAGCACCCGGTGCTGCTGAACCGGGCGCCGACCCTGCACCGTCTGGGCATCCAGGCCTTCGAGCCGCTGCTGATCGAAGGCAAGGCCATCCAGCTTCATCCGCTGGTATGCGCCGCCTACAACGCAGACTTCGACGGCGACCAGATGGCGGTACACGTGCCGCTGACCCTGGAAGCCCAGCTCGAGGCCCGGGCGCTGATGATGGCCACCAACAACGTGCTGTCACCGGCTAACGGCGACCCGATCATCGTGCCCTCACAGGACGTGGTGCTGGGGCTTTACTACATGACTCGGGAAAAGATCAACGCCAAGGGCGAAGGCATGGTGTTCTCCGACCTCAAGGAGGTGGAGCGCGCCTTCGGCACCCAGAGCGTGTCCCTGCATGCTCGGGTCAAGGTGCGCTTGACCGAGTATACGTCGGAAGAGGAAGGCGGCGAGCTGATCGAGAAGACCTCGATTCACGACACCACCGTGGGCCGGGCGCTGCTGTTCAGTATTCTGCCCAAAGGTGCGCCCTTTGCCCTGGTGGATCAGCCGATGAAGAAGAAGGCGATCTCCGGGCTGATTAACGAGGTCTATCGACGCACCGGGCTGAAGGATGCGGTCATCTTCGCCGACCAGTTGATGTACACCGGTTTTCGTCTGGCGACCTGGTCCGGTGCCTCCATCGGTGTCAACGATTTCGTCATCCCGGAGGAGAAGAAAGGCATCGTCGATGCGGCCGAGGATGAGGTCAAGGAAATCGAGGATCAGTTCTCTTCCGGGCTTGTTACCGCCGGCGAGAAGTACAACAAGGTCATCGATATCTGGTCCAAGGCCAACGACAAGGTGGCCAAGGCGATGATGGCGGGCATTTCCAAGGAAACCGTGATTGACCGCGACGGCAAGGAGGTCGAGCAGGATTCCTTCAACAGCGTGTTCATCATGGCGGACTCCGGCGCTCGGGGCAGCGCGGCGCAGATTCGTCAGCTCGCCGGCATGCGCGGCCTGATGGCCAAGCCGGACGGCTCGATCATCGAGACACCGATTACCGCCAATTTCCGTGAAGGCCTGAACGTGCTTCAGTACTTCATTTCTACCCACGGGGCGCGTAAAGGTCTGGCGGACACGGCGCTCAAGACCGCCAACTCTGGTTATCTGACCCGACGACTGGTGGACGTTGCACAGGACATGGTGATCACCGAGGCGGACTGCGGTACCGAGGAAGGCTTGACCCTGCATCCGGTCATCGAGGGTGGCGATATCATCGTTTCCCTGGCGCAGCGAGTGCTGGGTCGCGTAGTGGCCCAGGACGTGATCAGCCCAGCGGACGATGAAGTCCTGATTCCTCGCGGTACCCTGCTGGACGAGGCCTGGTGTGCGCGCCTCGATACCATGGGAATCGACGAGATCGTGGTGCGCAGCACCATCAACTGCGAGACCGCTCACGGCGTCTGTTCCTCTTGCTACGGTCGCGATCTGGCCCGAGGTCATCAGGTCAATATCGGTGAAGCGGTAGGGGTCATTGCCGCCCAGTCCATCGGTGAGCCGGGTACCCAGCTGACCATGCGGACCTTCCATATCGGTGGGGCAGCATCTCGGGCCTCCGCCATGGATAGCGTTCAGGTCAAGCATGGTGGCAGGGTACGACTGCACAACATCAAGTCCGTGGAGCGCGCCGACGGCAAGCTGGTGGTGGTGTCCCGCTCCAGCGCCCTGGCAGTGGCGGACGAGCATGGACGCGAGCGGGAGTATTACAAGCTTCCTTACGGTGCCGAGTTGTCCGTCAAGGACGGTGACGCGGTAGAGGCCAGCCAGACCGTGGCCAAGTGGGATCCGCATACTCACCCGATCGTCGCCGAAGCGGAAGGCAAGGTGCAGTACATCGATATGGACGAAGGGCTTTCCATCCACCGCAGTGTGGATGAAATGACCGGCCTGTCTTCCATCGAGGTCATCGAGTCCGCCGCCCGCCCCGCCACGGGGCGCGACAAGCGTCCGATGATCATGCTCACCGACGAGGCCGGTGAGCATGTGGCGATCTCCGGCTCCAACACGCCGGTCCAGTATCTGCTGCCTGGCAAGGCGATCGTTTCCGTGGATAACGGCGCGACCATCGGTATCGGCGAGGTAGTGGCGCGGATTCCGGTAGAGGCGTCCGCTAACCGTGACATCACCGGGGGTCTGCCGCGGGTAGCGGATCTGTTCGAGGCGCGTAAGCCCAAGGAGTCCTCAATCCTCGCTGAAATAAGTGGCGTGATCAGCTTCGGCAAGGAAACCAAGGGCAAGCGCCGTCTGACGATCACGCCGGAATCCGGCGATCCCTTCGAGATGCTGATTCCTAAGTGGCGTCAGGTGGCGGTCTTCGAGGGCGAAACCGTCGAGAAGGGCGAAGTGATTTCCGATGGGCCGAGCAATCCTCACGACATCCTGCGGCTGCTGGGAGTGGCGGAGCTGGCCAAGTACATCACCGCCGAGGTGCAGGAGGTCTATCGACTGCAGGGCGTGGGCATCAACGACAAGCACATCGAAGTGATCGTGCGACAGATGCTGCGCAAGGTGGAGATTACCGAGGCGGGAGATTCCAGCTTCATTCCCGGCGATCAGATCGAACTGGTGCGGGTGTTGGAAGAAAACGCCCGGCTGGCGGAGCAGGATAAGTTCCCGGCGAAATACCAGCGCCTATTGCTGGGTATCACCAAGGCGAGCCTGGCCACCGAATCATTCATCTCCGCCGCCTCCTTCCAGGAGACGACTCGAGTGCTGACGGAAGCGGCGGTCACCGGCAAGCGCGACTATCTGCGTGGCTTGAAAGAGAACGTCGTGGTCGGTCGCCTGATCCCGGCAGGAACCGGCCTGACCCACCACGCGGAGCGCCATCGCAAGCGCGGGGATGCGGATCGTGCGCTGCAGCCCTCCGCCTTCGACGTCGAGCAGGAACTGGGTGCCCAGTTGACCGCCCTGGACGCGGATGACGACGAAAGTTGA
- the rpsL gene encoding 30S ribosomal protein S12 — MATINQLVRKPRKRPVETSDVPALQACPQKRGVCTRVYTTTPKKPNSALRKVCRVRLTNGYEVSSYIGGEGHNLQEHSVVLIRGGRVKDLPGVRYHTVRGALDTSGVQNRKQGRSKYGTKRPKS, encoded by the coding sequence ATGGCAACGATAAATCAGCTTGTGCGCAAGCCGCGCAAGCGTCCCGTCGAAACTAGCGACGTGCCGGCGCTTCAGGCCTGCCCACAGAAGCGCGGCGTTTGCACCCGCGTTTATACCACTACTCCCAAGAAGCCGAACTCCGCCCTGCGTAAGGTGTGCCGCGTGCGCCTGACCAACGGCTACGAGGTTTCCTCTTACATCGGTGGTGAGGGGCACAACCTGCAAGAGCACTCCGTGGTATTGATCCGCGGCGGTCGAGTCAAGGACTTGCCGGGTGTGCGTTATCACACCGTGCGCGGCGCTCTGGATACCTCCGGCGTGCAGAACCGCAAGCAGGGCCGCTCCAAGTACGGCACCAAGCGACCCAAGTCTTGA
- the fusA gene encoding elongation factor G, translated as MARKTPLKRYRNIGIVAHVDAGKTTTTERVLFYTGINHKLGETHEGASTTDWMEQEQERGITITSAAVTTFWKGMNHQFDEHRINIIDTPGHVDFTIEVERSLRVLDGAVVVLCGSSGVQPQTETVWRQANKYEVPRMVFVNKMDRAGADFFMVLEQLKDRLGANVVPIQINWGTEEDFKGVIDLIEMKAILWNESDFGATYDLVDIPEELRETAEQYREEMIEAAAEASEELMDKYLEEGELTNEEIKAGLRRRTLDNEIVLVTCGSAFKNKGVQAVLDGVVEYLPSPTEVKAIEGELDDKEGTVETREADDSAPFSALAFKIATDPFVGTLTFIRVYSGVLKSGDSVFNSVRGKKERIGRLVQMHANSREEIKEVYAGDIAACIGLKDVTTGDTLCDMNDKIILERMEFPDPVISVAVEPKSKADQEKMGVALGKLAQEDPSFRVKTDEETGQTIISGMGELHLDIIVDRMRREFKVEANIGKPQVAYRETIRGSIEQEGKFVRQSGGRGQFGHVWLRIEPLTKADKGEDEEMSFKFVSEIVGGVVPKEYVPAVEKGAYEQLQNGVIAGYPMIDVKVTLYDGSYHDVDSNETAFKIASSMAVKEGARKAKAVLLEPMMKVEVVTPEDFMGDVMGDLNRRRGLVQGMDDSSMGKIIRAMVPLGEMFGYATDLRSQTQGRASYTMEFAKYDEAPSSVVEAVINQNG; from the coding sequence GTGGCACGCAAAACACCACTCAAGCGTTATCGCAACATCGGTATCGTCGCGCACGTTGACGCCGGCAAGACCACCACCACCGAGCGGGTGCTGTTCTATACCGGTATCAACCACAAGCTCGGCGAGACCCACGAAGGTGCTTCCACCACCGACTGGATGGAGCAGGAGCAGGAGCGGGGGATCACCATCACTTCCGCGGCGGTCACCACGTTCTGGAAAGGCATGAACCACCAGTTCGACGAGCACCGCATCAACATCATCGACACCCCCGGGCACGTCGATTTCACCATCGAGGTCGAGCGCTCCCTGCGCGTGCTCGACGGCGCGGTGGTGGTACTGTGCGGCAGCTCCGGCGTGCAGCCCCAGACCGAGACCGTATGGCGTCAGGCCAACAAGTACGAAGTGCCGCGCATGGTGTTCGTCAACAAGATGGACCGCGCCGGTGCCGATTTCTTCATGGTGCTCGAACAGCTCAAGGATCGTCTGGGCGCTAACGTCGTACCCATTCAGATCAACTGGGGCACCGAAGAGGATTTCAAGGGGGTCATCGATCTCATCGAGATGAAGGCCATCCTGTGGAACGAGTCCGATTTCGGCGCCACCTATGACTTGGTGGATATTCCCGAGGAGCTTCGGGAAACCGCCGAGCAGTATCGTGAGGAAATGATCGAGGCCGCCGCGGAAGCCTCCGAGGAACTGATGGACAAGTACCTCGAGGAAGGCGAGCTGACCAACGAGGAAATCAAGGCTGGGCTGCGCCGTCGTACTCTGGACAACGAGATCGTACTGGTCACCTGCGGCTCCGCGTTCAAGAACAAGGGCGTGCAGGCGGTGCTCGACGGGGTCGTCGAATACCTGCCGTCACCTACCGAGGTCAAGGCCATCGAGGGTGAGCTGGACGACAAGGAGGGCACCGTCGAGACCCGCGAGGCAGATGACAGCGCGCCCTTTTCGGCGCTGGCCTTCAAGATCGCCACCGACCCCTTCGTCGGCACGCTGACCTTCATTCGCGTCTATTCCGGGGTGCTGAAGTCTGGTGACAGCGTCTTCAACTCCGTTCGTGGCAAAAAGGAGCGCATCGGTCGTCTGGTGCAGATGCACGCCAATTCTCGCGAAGAGATCAAGGAAGTCTACGCTGGAGACATCGCCGCTTGTATCGGCCTCAAGGACGTCACCACCGGCGACACGCTATGCGACATGAATGACAAGATCATTCTCGAGCGCATGGAATTCCCGGATCCGGTGATTTCCGTGGCGGTGGAGCCGAAGTCTAAGGCGGATCAGGAGAAAATGGGTGTTGCTCTGGGCAAGCTGGCTCAGGAAGACCCTTCCTTCCGCGTCAAGACCGACGAGGAAACCGGCCAGACCATCATTTCCGGTATGGGTGAATTGCACCTGGATATCATCGTCGATCGCATGCGGCGTGAGTTCAAGGTCGAGGCCAATATCGGCAAGCCCCAGGTGGCCTATCGCGAGACGATTCGTGGCAGTATCGAACAGGAAGGCAAGTTCGTGCGTCAGTCCGGTGGTCGAGGTCAGTTCGGTCACGTCTGGCTGCGTATCGAGCCGCTGACCAAAGCGGACAAGGGCGAGGACGAAGAAATGTCCTTCAAGTTCGTGTCCGAGATCGTGGGTGGCGTGGTTCCCAAGGAATACGTTCCGGCGGTCGAAAAAGGGGCCTATGAGCAGCTGCAGAACGGTGTCATCGCGGGCTACCCGATGATCGACGTCAAGGTCACGCTGTATGATGGCTCCTATCATGACGTGGACTCCAACGAGACCGCGTTCAAGATCGCCTCTTCCATGGCGGTCAAGGAAGGGGCCAGAAAGGCCAAGGCCGTGCTGCTGGAGCCGATGATGAAGGTCGAAGTCGTGACCCCCGAGGATTTCATGGGTGACGTCATGGGCGACCTGAACCGTCGTCGCGGTCTGGTGCAGGGCATGGATGACTCTTCCATGGGCAAGATCATCCGCGCAATGGTGCCGCTGGGCGAAATGTTCGGTTATGCGACCGATCTACGTTCTCAGACCCAGGGCCGTGCAAGCTACACCATGGAGTTTGCGAAGTACGACGAGGCGCCCTCCAGCGTCGTTGAAGCCGTCATCAACCAAAACGGTTAA
- the rpsJ gene encoding 30S ribosomal protein S10, with the protein MQNQKIRIRLKAFDHRLIDQSTAEIVDTAKRTGAQVRGPIPLPTRRERYTILISPHVNKDARDQYEIRTHKRVLDIVEPTEKTVDALMKLDLAAGVDVQIKLD; encoded by the coding sequence ATGCAGAACCAGAAGATTCGCATTCGGTTGAAGGCGTTCGACCATCGCCTGATCGATCAGTCCACGGCGGAAATCGTTGATACCGCCAAGCGGACCGGAGCTCAGGTGCGCGGACCGATCCCGCTGCCGACCAGACGCGAGCGTTACACCATCCTGATCTCGCCTCACGTCAATAAGGACGCTCGGGATCAGTATGAAATTCGCACCCACAAGCGTGTGCTCGATATCGTCGAGCCCACGGAAAAGACCGTGGATGCACTTATGAAGCTCGATCTCGCCGCCGGCGTTGACGTGCAAATCAAACTCGACTGA